In the genome of Pieris rapae chromosome 6, ilPieRapa1.1, whole genome shotgun sequence, one region contains:
- the LOC110995720 gene encoding adenosine 3'-phospho 5'-phosphosulfate transporter 1, translated as MRSKIQIGLVLSCSVAVIWLLGQLYHQLVGLYEQNGNLTQSEYSWVFRLLLNCVGYSTVLLPAFFLYKYLQQINYFEKISNSTWVSRALHTLYAEQNERIPDTIKPKEDEKREILEMIICFSGLMGSYLIWGLLQEKIMTQEYIWKDGSVSRFNHSQFLVLINRLSAFALAFGRLRWTGEPVFAAPLYKFSYCSLTNIVSAWCQYEALKYVSFPTQVLSKSCKVIPVMVMGKIVSRAHYQTYEYLTALLISAGMALFLFSTHENTHASAAMGVSGICLLALYMACDSFTSSWQAALFQRYTLKPLQMMCAVTLCSCALAAASAPLRPATLTLLRHPMFVVDCLLLSASSALGQVLIYRTIARFGAVVFTIVMTLRQAVSILISCAVYGHPVSLAGAGGVIVVFVAVFIRIHCRRRARKHTHKPV; from the exons atgaggtcaaaaattcaaatagg GTTGGTGTTATCATGCTCTGTCGCTGTAATTTGGCTGTTAGGGCAGCTCTACCATCAGCTCGTGGGTTTATATGAGCAGAATGGTAATCTTACTCAGTCAGAGTACTCTTG GGTCTTCCGCTTATTGTTAAACTGTGTAGGCTACTCAACAGTGTTATTACCtgctttttttctatacaaGTATCTTCagcaaatcaattattttgaaaaaatat caAACAGTACCTGGGTATCTCGAGCACTTCACACATTATACGCAGAACAAAATGAGCGAATCCCAGACACAATAAAACCAAAGGAGGATGAAAAGAGGGAGATACTAGAGATGATAATCTGTTTTAGCGGCCTTATGGGTTCCTACCTGATCTGGGGTCTCTTACAGGAAAAAATTATGACACAG gAATATATTTGGAAGGATGGGTCTGTGTCCCGCTTTAACCATTCCCAATTCTTGGTGCTGATAAATCGGCTGTCAGCATTTGCATTGGCCTTTGGTCGTTTGCGGTGGACTGGGGAACCAGTATTTGCAGCACCACTGTATAAGTTTTCATATTGCTCGCTCACAAACATTGTCAGTGCATGGTGTCAGTATGAGGCGCTAAAATATGTCAGCTTTCCTACacag GTGTTATCAAAATCATGTAAAGTGATCCCAGTTATGGTGATGGGGAAAATAGTCTCCCGCGCACACTATCAGACTTACGAATATCTTACCGCTCTTCTAATCTCCGCTGGAATGGCGTTGTTCCTGTTCAGTACACATGAAAACACACATG CATCAGCAGCCATGGGTGTTTCGGGGATTTGCCTTCTAGCGTTATACATGGCATGTGACAGTTTCACCTCGTCATGGCAGGCCGCTCTATTTCAGCGGTACACGCTCAAACCGCTACAAATGATGTGTGCTGTTACACTTTGTTCGTGCGCCCTCGCCGCTGCATCCGCCCCTCTACGCCCCGCTACGCTCACGCTGCTACGGCATCCGATGTTTGTAGTGGATTGCTTGTTGCTCTCGGCCAGTTCGGCGTTGGGCCAAGTGTTGATTTATCGGACGATAGCACGTTTCGGTGCTGTTGTCTTTACTATCGTTATGACGCTTAGACAG gcgGTGTCGATACTAATATCGTGTGCGGTGTACGGTCACCCCGTATCATTGGCGGGTGCTGGTGGAGTTATAGTAGTGTTCGTTGCTGTCTTCATACGTATACATTGCAGGCGAAGAGCACGTAAACACACGCACAAACCCGTCTAG
- the LOC110995715 gene encoding uncharacterized protein LOC110995715, with protein METALLFTLLALHQVAGDCKNCVKLDKEQEAMFRTHSDACLAEVGEGRADLIVDLKGMKGGPAARSYIYCVLQRCKMVGKDGKMLKAAVISKLMLGRSSAKKVTKELESCVEKTDGDRPEDHAWTLFHCSWNQKGIPGDFMPHLIPADV; from the exons ATGGAGACCGCTCTGCTTTTCACGCTCTTGGCCCTTCATCAG GTTGCCGGGGACTGCAAAAATTGTGTG AAGCTAGATAAAGAGCAAGAAGCAATGTTTCGCACACATTCTGATGCCTGTTTAGCGGAAGTTGGTGAAGGGAGGGCGGATCTAATAGTCGATCTGAAGGGTATGAAGGGTGGGCCTGCTGCTCGTAGTTACATCTACTGCGTACTCCAACGTTGCAAGATGGTCGGCAAAGATGGGAAGATGTTGAAGGCTGCTGTAATAAGCAAACTTATGCTGGGACGGAGCTCTGCTAAGAAAGTCACCAAG gAGTTGGAAAGCTGCGTGGAGAAGACTGACGGCGATAGACCAGAAGATCATGCGTGGACTTTGTTTCATTGCAGCTGGAACCAAAAAGGGATACCTGGCGACTTCATGCCGCATCTGATACCAGCTGATGTCTAG